One genomic region from Panthera tigris isolate Pti1 chromosome D1, P.tigris_Pti1_mat1.1, whole genome shotgun sequence encodes:
- the LOC122231218 gene encoding olfactory receptor 4C11-like, with the protein MNSSVTEFILLGLTQDPGKQKAVFGVFLIFYLATLSGNFLIVVTIKTSRTLGTPMYFFLFYLSFADTCFSTTTAPRLIVDALSHKKTISYNECMIQVFTFHLFGCMEILVLILMAFDHYVAICKPLKYTTIMSWHFCRVLVILAWVGSCIHSLAQIFLALRLPFCGPNVIDHYFCDLQPLLKLACMDTYVTNLLLVSNSGTICTVSFIILLTSYVVILYSLRNHSAEGRRKALSTCTSHFIVVVLFFGPCIFIYTCPPATFPIDKMVAVFYTIGTPLLNPLMYTLRNMEVKKAMKKLWCSKV; encoded by the coding sequence ATGAATAGCAGTGTGACTGAATTCATTCTTCTTGGGTTGACACAGGATCCAGGAAAGCAGAAGGCAGTATTCGGGGTCTTCTTGATCTTTTACCTTGCGACACTGTCGGGGAACTTTCTCATTGTTGTGACTATTAAAACAAGCAGGACCCTTGGGactcccatgtacttcttcctgttcTATCTGTCTTTTGCTGACACTTGCTTCTCTACAACCACAGCCCCCAGATTGATTGTGGATGCCCTTTCTCACAAGAAGACCATTTCCTACAATGAGTGCATGATTCAGGTCTTTACATTCCATTTGTTTGGGTGCATGGAAATCTTGGTGCTCATCCTCATGGCTTTTGATCACTATGTAGCCATTTGTAAGCCATTGAAATACACTACCATCATGAGCTGGCACTTCTGTAGGGTTTTGGTGATTCTAGCCTGGGTGGGATCATGTATCCACTCTTTGGCACAAATTTTCCTGGCTTTGAGATTGCCTTTCTGTGGCCCCAACGTGATTGACCACTATTTCTGTGACTTGCAGCCCTTGTTGAAACTTGCCTGCATGGACACTTATGTGACAAATTTGCTACTTGTTTCTAACAGTGGAACCATATGCACGGTGAGTTTCATAATCCTGCTTACCTCCTATGTTGTCATCTTGTACTCTCTGCGTAACCACAGTGCTGAAGGAAGGCGAAAAGCCCTTTCCACCTGCACCTCCCACTTTATTGTGGTTGTCTTATTTTTTGGTCCATGCATATTCATATACACATGCCCCCCAGCTACATTTCCAATAGACAAAATGGTGGCTGTGTTTTATACAATTGGGACCCCCTTGCTCAACCCTCTGATGTATACACTGAGGAATATGGAAGTGAAAAAAGCCATGAAGAAATTATGGTGTAGCAAAGTATGA
- the LOC102970100 gene encoding olfactory receptor 4C11-like, which yields MNSSVTEFILLGLTRDAGKQKAVFGVFLIFYLATLLGNFLIVVTIKTSRTLASPMYFFLFYLSFADTCFSTTTAPRLIVDALAQNRTISYNECMIQVFTFHFFGCMEILVLILMAFDRYVAICKPLRYTTIMSRHVCRVLVILAWVGSCIHSSAQIFLALRLPFCGPNVIDNYFCDLQPLLKLACMDTYVTNLLLVSNSGAICTVSFIILLTSYVVILYSLRNHSAEGRRKALSTCTSHFIVVVLFFGPCIFIYTRPPTTFPIDKMLAVFYTIGTPLLNPLIYTLRNMEVKKAMKKLWCSKV from the coding sequence ATGAATAGCAGTGTGACTGAATTCATTCTCCTTGGGTTGACACGGGATGCAGGAAAGCAGAAGGCAGTATTTGGGGTCTTCTTGATCTTTTACCTTGCGACACTGTTGGGGAACTTTCTCATTGTAGTGACTATTAAAACAAGCAGGACCCTTGCGAgtcccatgtacttcttcctgttcTATCTGTCTTTTGCTGACACCTGCTTCTCTACAACCACAGCTCCCAGATTGATTGTGGATGCCCTTGCTCAGAACAGGACCATTTCCTACAATGAGTGCATGATTCAGGTCTTTacattccatttctttgggtgCATGGAAATCTTGGTGCTCATCCTCATGGCTTTTGATCGCTATGTAGCTATTTGTAAGCCCTTGCGATACACAACCATCATGAGCCGGCATGTCTGTAGGGTTTTGGTGATTCTAGCCTGGGTGGGATCATGTATCCACTCTTCGGCACAAATTTTCCTGGCTTTGAGATTGCCTTTCTGTGGCCCCAATGTGATTGACAACTATTTCTGTGACTTGCAGCCCTTGTTGAAACTTGCCTGCATGGACACTTATGTGACAAATTTGTTACTTGTTTCTAACAGTGGGGCCATATGCACGGTGAGTTTCATAATCCTGCTTACCTCCTATGTTGTCATCTTGTACTCTCTGCGTAACCACAGTGCTGAAGGAAGGCGAAAAGCCCTTTCCACCTGCACCTCCCACTTTATTGTGGTTGTCTTATTTTTTGGTCCATGCATATTCATATACACACGCCCACCAACCACATTTCCAATAGACAAGATGCTGGCTGTGTTTTATACAATTGGGACGCCCCTGCTCAACCCTCTGATCTATACGCTGAGGAATATGGAAGTGAAAAAAGCCATGAAGAAATTATGGTGTAGCAAAGTATGA